In the Desulforegula conservatrix Mb1Pa genome, one interval contains:
- a CDS encoding TonB-dependent receptor plug domain-containing protein: MKKIIFFIVLVSVFICPNRGRAEEKKMEMESVSVTEKSSSSDKAYSWTSVPESSRSSVEVFTQEDIQTALPKTVYDVVSLGAGIQLQFQGRKNMNFMEIRGGDNLGIIIDGLYLPDSQAGRILGMLPTEVIESVKIVRDATSLGLGPLTALTSPLGSSVQGFIVITTKRAKKLEAGGSVEYGSHNSKNLQAYYGDIASGFNYRITGTTKGTSGVDGWNNASDSSSVMLTGGYEGQSIKGDFAFFYAKGMTELQRSIPTSKTYDSIWKYDPLSALWIAANFHKSWTDRQISSFSFSYGRVEDDLYTDSFSNPASLKITDQEDNAFNYHFWHTAMSGTNTLKTGIQVIKWDTPTGQMFYEGIKRDETLIGGYAQDEYRIMDNRLTFDAAMRIDRKYIGNGYDKYSSSQVSTGRIKDEWGEPVIGTTIGSSFRIDDIHKLSARLGYSNQETDSFLATVDNKNLDPEVRYKYEAGFSGAYHPAFNLAATFFYYDIKDFKQAVATSGSGNNIVNLYDALDVTRKGLELTASGNLPMGFDYKANYSYIESDMQHSTLAGSNNTIPAGIFALMVGYRSGTIESGVTLKYVSPYDDNFFATDGKYHEIGDYTRIDANISYLFKVSGLGAKATLYGRNLFDDNYQTRLGWEDIGRTYGGIVSVAY; encoded by the coding sequence ATGAAAAAAATAATATTCTTTATTGTTTTAGTTTCGGTTTTCATTTGCCCCAACAGAGGCAGGGCCGAAGAAAAAAAGATGGAAATGGAATCCGTCAGTGTCACAGAAAAGTCATCTTCATCAGACAAAGCGTATTCCTGGACAAGTGTTCCTGAAAGCAGCAGATCATCGGTCGAAGTATTTACGCAAGAGGACATCCAGACAGCTCTTCCAAAAACGGTTTATGATGTAGTTTCTCTTGGAGCAGGTATTCAGCTTCAATTTCAGGGACGCAAAAACATGAATTTTATGGAAATACGCGGAGGGGATAATCTCGGCATAATAATAGATGGGCTTTATCTTCCTGATTCACAGGCAGGAAGAATTCTTGGGATGCTTCCGACCGAGGTGATCGAATCAGTAAAAATAGTCAGAGACGCAACGTCTCTTGGCCTTGGCCCCCTTACGGCCTTGACCTCTCCCCTTGGAAGCTCGGTTCAGGGTTTTATCGTTATTACCACAAAACGGGCAAAAAAACTCGAGGCAGGTGGAAGTGTCGAGTATGGCAGTCACAATTCAAAGAATCTGCAGGCATATTATGGCGATATTGCTTCGGGGTTCAATTACAGGATTACAGGAACTACAAAAGGAACATCTGGAGTTGATGGTTGGAATAATGCCAGCGACTCTTCGTCTGTAATGCTTACCGGAGGGTATGAAGGGCAGTCAATAAAAGGAGACTTCGCCTTTTTTTACGCAAAAGGAATGACCGAGCTGCAAAGGTCAATTCCGACCAGCAAGACCTATGACTCAATCTGGAAGTATGATCCGTTGAGCGCTCTGTGGATAGCTGCAAATTTTCATAAATCCTGGACAGATCGCCAGATTAGTTCTTTCTCTTTTTCTTACGGCAGGGTCGAGGATGATCTCTACACAGACAGTTTTTCTAACCCCGCTTCCCTCAAAATAACGGATCAAGAAGACAATGCTTTCAACTATCATTTTTGGCATACAGCCATGTCAGGAACAAACACTCTTAAAACCGGAATTCAGGTTATTAAATGGGACACCCCGACAGGCCAGATGTTTTACGAGGGCATAAAAAGAGACGAAACCCTTATTGGAGGATATGCCCAGGATGAATACAGAATCATGGATAACCGGCTTACTTTTGATGCAGCCATGAGAATTGACAGAAAATACATAGGCAATGGCTATGACAAATATTCATCTTCGCAGGTATCAACAGGCAGAATTAAAGATGAGTGGGGTGAGCCAGTTATCGGAACGACAATCGGATCTTCCTTTAGGATTGATGATATCCACAAGCTTTCTGCAAGATTAGGATATTCGAATCAGGAGACCGATTCGTTTCTTGCGACAGTGGATAACAAGAACCTCGATCCTGAAGTCAGATATAAATACGAGGCCGGTTTTTCCGGAGCATATCACCCAGCATTCAATCTTGCGGCTACTTTTTTCTACTATGACATAAAAGATTTCAAACAGGCTGTTGCTACGTCAGGATCAGGGAACAACATTGTCAATCTGTATGATGCACTTGATGTAACAAGAAAGGGGCTTGAGCTGACTGCTTCAGGAAATCTGCCCATGGGTTTCGATTATAAGGCGAACTATTCATATATTGAATCTGATATGCAGCACTCAACCCTGGCGGGAAGTAACAACACAATTCCCGCCGGAATATTTGCTCTGATGGTTGGTTACAGATCAGGAACTATAGAATCAGGCGTGACACTGAAATATGTATCTCCGTATGATGACAATTTCTTTGCAACTGACGGCAAGTATCATGAAATAGGCGACTACACCAGAATTGACGCCAATATAAGCTATCTTTTCAAGGTCTCTGGTCTGGGTGCAAAGGCAACATTATATGGCCGTAATCTTTTTGACGACAACTACCAGACAAGGCTCGGATGGGAAGATATCGGAAGAACCTACGGTGGTATTGTTTCTGTGGCCTATTGA
- a CDS encoding class I SAM-dependent methyltransferase, whose protein sequence is MENFDAASYDIIAREVFAPIYPHIAEEILERGGISKGICLDAGCGGGYLGIAIAEKTGMNVYLLDSSEEMISFAENNIKEKKLSERAKTIQAGVTSIPLEDSSVDLVISRGSVFFWNDIAKALQELFRVMKPGAFACIGGGLGTPEMRKEILEEMKRRDPEWSPHFKRKDSSDEKYVKALEESGIKDFKARRDDSGFWMEIRK, encoded by the coding sequence ATGGAAAATTTTGATGCGGCTTCATATGACATCATCGCACGCGAGGTTTTTGCCCCCATATATCCCCATATTGCTGAAGAAATTCTTGAAAGGGGAGGTATTTCAAAAGGTATCTGCCTTGATGCTGGTTGCGGCGGAGGATACCTTGGGATCGCTATTGCAGAGAAAACAGGCATGAACGTATACCTTCTGGACAGCTCTGAGGAAATGATCAGCTTTGCCGAGAATAACATAAAAGAAAAAAAGCTGTCTGAAAGGGCAAAGACTATTCAGGCTGGTGTGACTTCTATCCCTTTGGAGGATTCATCTGTAGATCTTGTAATCAGCAGGGGATCTGTCTTTTTCTGGAATGATATCGCAAAGGCCTTGCAGGAATTATTCCGGGTAATGAAGCCTGGTGCCTTTGCCTGTATTGGAGGAGGACTGGGAACGCCTGAGATGAGAAAAGAGATTCTTGAGGAGATGAAGAGAAGAGATCCAGAATGGAGTCCGCATTTTAAACGTAAGGACAGCTCTGATGAAAAATATGTAAAGGCACTGGAAGAATCAGGAATTAAAGATTTCAAGGCGAGACGCGATGATTCCGGGTTCTGGATGGAAATCAGGAAATAG
- a CDS encoding energy transducer TonB, which yields MKSFAKALAVSLCAHIVVVGGLLFARDHENRPIRPVVIDFMLGNLAPGNNVSSQAPGDNAAFAQTAASRTKNRQGSAPDTIKLRLSPKKAICRKKSTAETIGSPKKNAANSWPGSSKDVLGTDVLGIAKGTGNNPTGAASAGAGPVVSPEERYMREHFAYIRDLVRKKLKYPRAAVSMGLFGKVGVSFTVLENGELADIEVSRSSGARILDMDAVDTVMRAAPFPPPPVKARIVIPVEYILE from the coding sequence ATGAAGTCTTTTGCCAAGGCACTGGCAGTGTCGTTGTGCGCCCACATAGTTGTAGTCGGAGGGCTTCTTTTTGCCAGAGATCATGAAAACAGGCCCATAAGGCCTGTTGTAATAGATTTCATGCTCGGCAACTTAGCCCCTGGCAATAATGTGAGTTCACAGGCACCCGGAGATAATGCAGCATTTGCACAGACTGCGGCATCTCGGACTAAAAACAGACAAGGATCGGCTCCGGATACCATAAAATTACGCCTATCCCCAAAAAAGGCTATTTGCAGGAAAAAAAGCACAGCTGAGACAATTGGAAGCCCCAAAAAAAATGCTGCTAATTCATGGCCTGGGTCATCCAAAGATGTTTTGGGCACGGATGTTTTGGGTATTGCAAAAGGCACCGGAAACAACCCAACAGGTGCCGCTTCAGCCGGGGCAGGCCCTGTGGTGAGTCCCGAGGAAAGATATATGCGCGAGCACTTTGCCTATATTCGTGACCTTGTCAGAAAAAAGCTGAAATACCCGAGGGCTGCGGTCAGCATGGGGCTGTTTGGAAAGGTTGGCGTCTCGTTTACTGTTCTTGAAAACGGAGAGTTGGCTGATATTGAAGTCAGCAGAAGCAGCGGAGCAAGAATCCTTGATATGGATGCAGTCGATACTGTGATGAGGGCTGCTCCTTTTCCGCCTCCGCCCGTTAAGGCCAGAATTGTCATTCCTGTGGAATACATCCTTGAATGA
- a CDS encoding ABC transporter substrate-binding protein yields the protein MLKKYVYFVLFLLLPSIVSGREITDMAGRKISVPEKISRVYGVSPPVTNLIYSIDPNLIAALNSPVINEEKTMLRPEYKNLPVAGGIFGQGRSLNMETIIGLKPDLVIFWALKDGGVNSQYAEKMKDAGIPSVFLDLDRLEAYPKAYRFLGDILGRKERCEALASYSEESMKSVAAAVSGIPEKERTTVYYAEGTDGLSTERSSSLHAELIFLAGGRNVHQGDAPDHYGMEKISLEQVMLYDPEVILVQEKAFFDSVFSDKRWQSVKAVKNKRVYLIPRSPFNWFDRPPSFMRALGLKWLANILYPSRYPIDPAAETKKFYGIYLGMELKDTQTREILGL from the coding sequence ATGCTTAAAAAATATGTATATTTTGTCCTTTTTTTGTTGCTGCCATCTATAGTTTCTGGCCGGGAAATTACGGATATGGCTGGCAGAAAGATCAGTGTTCCTGAAAAAATCAGCAGGGTTTACGGTGTTTCACCGCCTGTAACCAATCTGATTTACAGTATTGATCCAAACCTCATCGCCGCGCTGAATTCACCGGTCATAAACGAGGAGAAAACCATGCTGAGGCCGGAATACAAGAATCTCCCGGTTGCAGGAGGCATTTTCGGACAGGGACGCAGCCTCAACATGGAAACCATTATCGGGCTTAAGCCGGATCTTGTTATCTTCTGGGCATTGAAGGACGGCGGAGTCAACAGTCAGTACGCTGAAAAAATGAAGGACGCGGGAATTCCTTCGGTATTCCTGGATCTGGACAGGCTTGAAGCCTATCCCAAAGCTTATCGGTTTCTCGGTGATATTCTGGGAAGAAAGGAAAGATGCGAGGCTCTTGCATCTTACTCTGAAGAATCCATGAAGTCCGTTGCTGCGGCTGTTTCCGGCATCCCGGAAAAGGAAAGGACAACAGTCTATTACGCTGAAGGAACGGACGGGCTTTCAACGGAACGCAGCTCTTCGCTCCATGCAGAGCTGATCTTTCTTGCAGGAGGGAGAAATGTGCATCAGGGCGATGCCCCGGATCATTACGGAATGGAAAAAATATCTCTGGAACAGGTCATGCTGTACGATCCCGAGGTGATTCTGGTTCAGGAAAAGGCTTTTTTTGATTCGGTTTTTTCGGACAAGCGCTGGCAGTCAGTGAAGGCTGTAAAAAATAAAAGAGTTTATCTGATTCCAAGATCCCCATTCAACTGGTTTGACAGGCCTCCTTCATTCATGAGGGCTTTGGGTTTAAAATGGCTGGCCAATATCCTGTACCCTTCCAGATACCCGATAGATCCTGCTGCGGAAACAAAAAAATTTTATGGCATTTATCTTGGCATGGAACTTAAGGACACTCAGACAAGGGAGATCCTCGGCCTATGA
- a CDS encoding FecCD family ABC transporter permease, producing MKKISVFASAAVLAIVIVLSFGLGKYPLGLSDIVEFLSRKLFGTGLISEERFKLIDNIVMSIRLPRIMVAALTGAALATSGAAYQAMFVNPLVSPGLLGVLAGSSFGAALGMLIFRSWYSIQISTFAGGFAAVGIAMLMARMHKSDSAIMLVLGGIISGALFTALLSVVKYLADPYSQLPAIVYWLMGNLSMSNTGTILKAGFPLCIGVLGIVFMSRNLNVLSMGDEEAKALGINVGRVRLIVIMCATLASSLSVVLAGQIGWVGLLVPHVVRMITGPDNATLVPVSALAGAAYLIAVDDISRLAFAFEIPPGILTALMGIPCFALVLGNARKGWR from the coding sequence ATGAAAAAGATATCAGTATTTGCATCTGCGGCTGTTCTTGCAATCGTAATCGTTTTGTCCTTCGGTCTTGGGAAATATCCGCTTGGACTATCTGATATCGTTGAATTCCTTTCCCGCAAGCTTTTCGGAACCGGCCTTATATCCGAAGAAAGATTCAAGCTTATAGACAATATTGTAATGTCGATAAGACTTCCAAGAATAATGGTCGCGGCGTTGACCGGAGCCGCCCTTGCCACATCTGGAGCGGCATATCAGGCGATGTTCGTGAATCCGCTGGTTTCACCCGGTCTTCTTGGCGTGCTTGCCGGATCTTCGTTTGGGGCGGCCCTCGGAATGCTGATTTTCAGAAGCTGGTATTCTATCCAGATATCGACATTTGCCGGGGGCTTTGCTGCGGTTGGCATTGCCATGCTTATGGCCAGAATGCATAAATCAGACTCGGCCATAATGCTGGTGCTCGGAGGTATCATTAGCGGCGCTTTGTTTACCGCGCTTCTGTCAGTCGTAAAATATCTGGCTGATCCATACAGCCAGCTTCCGGCGATTGTTTACTGGCTCATGGGAAATCTTTCAATGTCTAACACAGGAACAATCCTGAAGGCAGGATTTCCATTATGTATAGGAGTTTTGGGGATAGTTTTTATGTCGAGGAATCTCAACGTTCTCAGCATGGGAGATGAAGAGGCCAAGGCTCTTGGAATCAATGTAGGCAGGGTCAGACTAATTGTAATTATGTGCGCGACCCTTGCAAGCTCGTTGTCCGTGGTGCTGGCAGGGCAGATAGGATGGGTGGGGCTTCTGGTTCCGCATGTGGTAAGAATGATCACAGGCCCTGACAATGCAACGCTTGTTCCTGTTTCAGCTCTTGCAGGTGCTGCATACCTGATAGCGGTTGACGACATTTCGCGCCTTGCCTTCGCGTTTGAGATTCCGCCGGGAATCCTGACCGCCCTCATGGGTATTCCATGTTTCGCGCTGGTGCTTGGAAACGCCAGGAAAGGATGGAGATGA
- a CDS encoding ABC transporter ATP-binding protein — MMNALIWAEKIAFSYGGKQVLDGISVSVRYGEVLAILGPNGSGKTTIMKILLGLLKPDSGIIRLDGLSLAHLTRKELARKMAYVPQNHRESFGYTVDDIVLMGRMPHLSFFGRYSGRDRKIAAESLEKMSVKHLHDRPYTEISGGERQLVLIARAIAQEAKIIAMDEPSSSLDFGNQMRLLSTVKSLAGEGYTFIITTHHPNHAMLVADRVVMMSRGAKVSEGSPENVITDERIRSLYDLDESLMPSGTIAANAFGTLCA, encoded by the coding sequence ATGATGAATGCTCTTATCTGGGCTGAAAAAATTGCCTTCAGCTATGGTGGAAAGCAGGTTCTGGATGGCATATCGGTCAGTGTCAGATATGGAGAAGTGCTGGCCATTCTCGGGCCCAATGGAAGCGGTAAAACAACCATTATGAAAATTTTACTGGGGCTGCTCAAACCAGATAGTGGGATAATCAGGCTGGATGGACTAAGCCTGGCACATCTTACAAGGAAAGAACTTGCCAGAAAAATGGCTTATGTCCCCCAGAATCACAGGGAGTCTTTCGGCTATACTGTTGATGATATTGTCCTCATGGGAAGAATGCCGCATCTTTCCTTTTTTGGCCGATACAGCGGCAGAGACAGGAAAATAGCTGCGGAATCCCTTGAAAAAATGTCGGTAAAACATCTGCATGACAGGCCTTATACTGAAATAAGCGGCGGAGAGCGCCAGCTCGTCCTGATAGCCAGAGCCATTGCCCAGGAGGCGAAAATCATTGCCATGGACGAACCTTCGAGCAGCCTTGATTTCGGCAATCAGATGAGGCTTCTTTCTACTGTGAAGAGCCTTGCGGGTGAAGGTTATACTTTCATAATCACGACTCACCATCCCAATCATGCCATGTTGGTGGCAGACAGGGTTGTAATGATGAGCCGGGGGGCAAAGGTAAGCGAAGGCAGCCCCGAAAATGTCATAACAGATGAAAGAATAAGGTCTCTTTATGATCTTGATGAAAGCCTGATGCCTTCAGGTACAATCGCGGCAAATGCTTTTGGGACTCTTTGTGCGTGA